A genomic segment from Trichocoleus sp. encodes:
- a CDS encoding AI-2E family transporter, giving the protein MNRLFTPLQHLLITWVLILVTGWLSLSALRYFSELISILVTAGLIAFVLNYPVARLQTVLPRGVAAGLVYLLAGVAVGLLGVTIAPPVFYQTQQLLTNLPDLISSGQQQLMDFQDWSKAHHISFDVPLQEQILTQLQERSETIATRGVGLLLGTFNWVLDLILILVISFYMLLDGERLWNGVTSFFSPPIRDFLTESFRKNLQRFFSGQLLLGLFMAVGLSLVFWWLRVPFFLVFAIFIGLMEVIPFVGATLGIVVVGVVVAFIDWWLAVQVVGASIALQQVKDNLLAPRILGNLTGLSPAIVLAALLMGGRVGGLLGVILAIPLAGMAKTIVELLLDPTLPPQTGSFFINPMNVEEPEEPLVCPIDPETELEQPENSVSGLPGVRPSFPT; this is encoded by the coding sequence ATGAATCGTCTATTTACGCCACTGCAACATCTGCTCATAACCTGGGTGCTGATTCTGGTCACAGGCTGGTTGAGCCTGAGTGCACTACGCTACTTTAGCGAACTCATTAGTATTTTGGTGACGGCTGGACTGATTGCCTTTGTGCTGAATTATCCCGTTGCGAGGCTGCAAACTGTGCTTCCGCGTGGGGTGGCAGCAGGTTTAGTTTATTTACTGGCAGGGGTGGCAGTGGGGTTATTGGGAGTGACGATCGCCCCACCCGTGTTCTATCAAACTCAGCAACTGTTGACGAATTTGCCTGACTTGATTAGCTCTGGACAACAGCAGTTGATGGATTTTCAGGACTGGAGTAAGGCGCATCACATTAGCTTTGACGTCCCGCTGCAAGAACAAATTCTGACTCAGCTCCAAGAACGGTCAGAAACGATCGCTACACGCGGCGTTGGGCTGCTGTTGGGTACATTTAACTGGGTCTTGGATCTGATTTTGATTTTAGTGATTTCGTTCTATATGCTGCTGGATGGAGAGCGGCTCTGGAACGGGGTAACGAGCTTTTTCTCTCCGCCAATTCGAGATTTTTTAACCGAATCATTTCGCAAGAACCTACAGCGGTTTTTTTCAGGGCAATTGCTTCTGGGGCTGTTCATGGCAGTGGGGTTGTCGCTGGTGTTCTGGTGGCTGCGCGTCCCCTTCTTTCTGGTGTTTGCTATTTTTATTGGCTTGATGGAGGTTATCCCTTTTGTGGGGGCGACACTCGGCATTGTCGTCGTTGGGGTTGTGGTGGCGTTTATTGACTGGTGGCTGGCGGTGCAGGTCGTGGGCGCCTCGATCGCACTACAGCAGGTGAAAGATAATTTGCTGGCTCCCCGGATTTTGGGCAATTTAACCGGGTTGAGCCCGGCGATCGTGCTGGCGGCGCTGCTAATGGGAGGACGAGTGGGCGGCTTATTGGGGGTAATTCTGGCAATTCCGCTGGCGGGCATGGCAAAAACGATCGTCGAACTTTTGCTTGACCCAACCTTGCCGCCGCAAACTGGCTCATTCTTCATCAATCCAATGAATGTTGAAGAACCAGAAGAACCCTTAGTCTGTCCGATCGACCCAGAAACGGAACTAGAGCAACCTGAGAACTCGGTCAGTGGGTTGCCGGGCGTTCGTCCCTCCTTTCCAACATGA
- a CDS encoding CHASE3 domain-containing protein, whose translation MLITQWFIERKVMASFGVALSGLVTMSTVAFLNWERFQASTSEVEHTYQVIDNLEKIRSQVKDAETGQRGYLLTADDRYLAPYHSALQSIQPELQSLKQLTADSPLQQQRIDQLDRLIDEKLAELQETITLRQTQNLEASLRVVQTDRGQQIMEQIRHLTKIMEVEEQNLLKQRSQTAAVLARDTALFIVLGSVWAIGSVGIALHLLNQNIAQRRQVEGILNAELEARVADRTVQLEMAYQAKDGLLQQEQAARSQAEQMQAQITRTLERLTDGFLALNHEWQITFVNPAALEMLEKHGMPRSPQELLNQNFWRIFPEAAGTTFEQEYRRAVAEQTKVEFEAFYPSLDLWLDVNAYPSEDGLSIYCKDITDRKRSETLLQQSEARFRHLIASNIIGVVVGNFQGDILEANNAFLQLVGYSPEDLQQGRIQWSKLTPPEWFHLDLESQQQMQETGISIPFEKEYFRADGSRVPVLIGAALLEGAEDVAVAFVLDLSDRKQMEATLRQQTLELEKASGLKDEFLAVVSHELRTPLNSVLGWSQLLIDRGVETTLMQQGLQSIQRNAQLQKQIVDDILDVSQIIQGQLRMAATAQNLIPIIHAAIDAVHPAADAKQIQIRSILNPAGGVILGDADRLQQVVWNLLSNAIKFTPKGGQVEVRLEQAGTDLELCIRDNGIGISPEFLPHVFDRFRQEDSSSTRSYSGLGLGLAIVRQLVEMHGGTVWAESQGQGQGATFTVQLPIMAVQSPLVDAAPGTAQSQIDLNEEILRGIKVLVVDDEADVRELVSIALEAYGATVTTARSTAEALALFDRVQPDVLVSDIGMPEENGYVLIRRLRDLEAERGSQIPAIALTAYAQEEDRRQVFRAGFQAHLAKPIEPDALIVAIGSLIE comes from the coding sequence ATGCTAATAACGCAGTGGTTTATTGAACGTAAAGTGATGGCAAGCTTTGGGGTTGCCTTGTCTGGTCTGGTGACCATGAGCACAGTTGCCTTCCTGAACTGGGAGCGCTTTCAAGCTTCGACGAGTGAAGTAGAACATACTTATCAGGTGATTGATAATCTGGAAAAAATCCGCTCCCAGGTAAAAGACGCCGAAACAGGGCAGCGTGGCTACTTGCTCACGGCAGACGATCGCTATCTTGCCCCCTACCACTCTGCACTACAATCCATCCAGCCAGAACTACAGTCTCTCAAACAACTTACCGCAGATAGCCCGCTTCAGCAGCAGCGAATTGACCAGCTCGATCGGTTGATTGATGAAAAGCTCGCAGAACTACAAGAAACCATCACGCTTCGCCAAACTCAAAACCTGGAAGCCTCTCTACGCGTGGTGCAAACCGATCGCGGTCAGCAGATCATGGAGCAGATTCGCCATCTGACAAAAATCATGGAGGTTGAGGAGCAGAACTTACTCAAGCAACGGTCACAAACGGCTGCTGTTCTTGCTCGTGATACGGCTTTGTTTATCGTTTTGGGCAGTGTTTGGGCGATCGGTTCAGTTGGCATTGCGCTCCACCTGCTCAACCAAAACATTGCTCAGCGGCGGCAAGTCGAGGGCATTCTCAATGCAGAGCTAGAAGCGCGCGTGGCAGACCGAACAGTTCAGCTAGAAATGGCATATCAGGCAAAAGATGGGCTGCTTCAACAGGAACAGGCTGCCCGATCGCAAGCCGAACAAATGCAGGCTCAGATCACACGGACTCTGGAACGCCTGACGGATGGCTTTCTTGCCCTCAACCATGAATGGCAAATCACCTTTGTCAATCCGGCTGCCCTGGAAATGCTAGAAAAGCATGGAATGCCGAGATCACCCCAAGAGTTGCTCAATCAAAATTTTTGGCGGATTTTTCCTGAAGCTGCTGGCACTACCTTTGAGCAGGAATATCGACGGGCAGTTGCCGAACAAACCAAAGTCGAATTTGAAGCCTTTTACCCGTCGCTTGACCTCTGGCTTGATGTCAATGCCTACCCCTCTGAAGATGGGCTGTCAATTTATTGCAAAGATATTACCGATCGCAAGCGCAGTGAAACATTACTCCAGCAAAGTGAAGCCCGCTTTCGTCACCTGATTGCCTCCAATATTATTGGAGTGGTTGTGGGCAATTTTCAGGGCGATATTCTGGAAGCAAACAATGCTTTCTTGCAGTTAGTTGGCTATAGTCCCGAAGACTTGCAGCAGGGGCGAATCCAGTGGAGCAAGCTCACGCCGCCCGAATGGTTCCATCTGGATTTAGAATCTCAGCAGCAGATGCAGGAAACCGGAATTTCCATTCCCTTTGAGAAGGAATACTTTCGGGCAGATGGAAGTCGCGTTCCAGTCTTGATTGGTGCTGCCTTATTAGAAGGAGCTGAGGATGTGGCAGTTGCCTTTGTCCTGGACTTGAGCGATCGGAAACAGATGGAAGCAACGCTCCGCCAGCAAACTCTAGAACTGGAAAAAGCCAGCGGTTTGAAAGATGAATTCCTGGCAGTCGTGTCGCATGAACTCCGCACCCCGCTCAACTCGGTCTTGGGCTGGTCGCAATTGCTGATCGATCGCGGCGTTGAAACAACATTGATGCAGCAAGGGCTTCAAAGCATTCAGCGCAATGCTCAACTGCAAAAGCAAATTGTCGATGATATTCTCGATGTGTCTCAGATTATTCAGGGACAACTGCGAATGGCAGCAACTGCCCAAAACCTGATCCCGATTATTCACGCGGCGATCGATGCGGTTCATCCGGCGGCTGATGCAAAGCAAATTCAAATACGCTCGATCTTGAATCCGGCAGGGGGGGTAATCCTGGGAGATGCCGATCGGCTACAGCAGGTGGTCTGGAATCTGCTCTCAAACGCCATCAAATTCACGCCCAAAGGGGGTCAGGTCGAGGTGCGTCTGGAGCAGGCTGGCACGGATCTGGAACTTTGCATCCGCGATAACGGCATCGGCATCAGTCCAGAATTCTTGCCTCATGTGTTCGATCGCTTCCGGCAGGAAGACAGCAGCAGCACGCGCAGCTATAGTGGCTTAGGGTTGGGCTTGGCGATCGTACGGCAACTAGTTGAGATGCATGGCGGCACAGTGTGGGCAGAAAGCCAGGGACAGGGGCAGGGAGCAACATTTACAGTGCAGTTGCCGATCATGGCAGTTCAGTCCCCCCTTGTCGATGCGGCTCCCGGGACAGCGCAAAGTCAGATTGACTTGAATGAAGAAATTTTGCGAGGGATCAAGGTGCTGGTTGTAGATGATGAGGCAGATGTGCGAGAGCTGGTTTCGATCGCACTTGAAGCATATGGTGCAACAGTCACGACTGCCCGATCAACCGCTGAAGCTTTAGCCTTGTTCGATCGCGTCCAGCCAGACGTATTGGTTAGCGATATTGGGATGCCCGAAGAAAATGGCTATGTCCTGATTCGCCGCCTCCGCGACCTGGAAGCCGAACGGGGTAGCCAAATTCCGGCAATCGCCCTGACTGCTTATGCTCAGGAAGAAGACCGTAGACAGGTCTTCCGAGCCGGATTCCAAGCTCATTTAGCCAAACCGATCGAACCGGATGCACTGATTGTGGCGATCGGCAGTTTGATCGAGTAA
- a CDS encoding MOSC domain-containing protein encodes MSNPLVTGIYLYPVKSCRGIAVSASDLTTWGLQWDRNWMVVTPQGRFLTQRELPQMALIETRIAPDALELSAPEMPRLRVPLTLEATESLDVVVWGDACQAIDQGEAAAQWFSQFLGRACRLVRIGEAYQRLVDPTYSSEAAQVSFADGYPLLIISEASLADLNQRLAEPLPMNRFRPNLVVSGCDAYAEDRWQTIEINGVQFDGVKLCTRCAITTTSQETGVRGVEPLPTLATYRQVKKGVIFGQNLVHRGLGQLTVGSEVKILR; translated from the coding sequence ATGTCCAATCCACTTGTAACGGGTATCTATCTCTATCCTGTAAAGTCCTGTCGCGGCATTGCCGTTTCTGCCTCTGACCTGACAACCTGGGGGCTGCAATGGGATCGCAACTGGATGGTCGTGACACCACAGGGTCGGTTTTTGACCCAGCGAGAACTGCCACAAATGGCACTCATTGAAACGAGGATCGCTCCAGATGCGCTAGAACTTTCTGCACCAGAAATGCCTCGGCTCCGAGTGCCCTTAACGCTTGAAGCGACAGAGAGCCTGGATGTAGTGGTTTGGGGAGATGCTTGCCAAGCGATCGATCAAGGCGAGGCGGCGGCGCAATGGTTCAGTCAGTTTTTGGGTCGTGCCTGTCGGCTGGTGCGGATTGGTGAGGCTTATCAACGTTTGGTTGACCCGACTTATTCCAGTGAAGCAGCTCAAGTCAGCTTTGCAGATGGTTATCCGCTGCTGATCATTTCTGAAGCGTCGCTCGCAGATCTCAATCAACGTCTAGCCGAGCCTTTGCCGATGAATCGGTTTCGCCCTAATCTGGTTGTATCAGGTTGCGATGCCTATGCTGAGGATCGCTGGCAGACGATCGAAATTAATGGCGTCCAATTTGATGGCGTGAAGCTCTGTACGCGCTGTGCCATTACTACAACTAGCCAGGAAACCGGAGTGCGCGGCGTTGAACCCCTCCCAACGTTGGCAACTTATCGGCAAGTCAAAAAAGGCGTAATTTTTGGGCAAAATTTAGTGCATCGCGGTCTGGGACAGCTCACCGTTGGCAGCGAAGTGAAGATTTTGAGATAG
- a CDS encoding glycosyltransferase translates to MRKLYFLLPGTGGKFACGGLWAELKTWKLAQKICAAEVVTYVQREKETLFLDDVLKEHPPDLKDIIFVVSWGFDVAKLAERLAAYPVVYHAHSAGYGFHLPAQIPIITVSRNTLGYWGQRSPHSLIYYLPNQISDEFKRLDLLREIDVLVQARKSSTYLMQRLIPALQQHCRVEVVNRYVEDLPALFNRAKVYLYDSAEYWAERGVSEGFGLQPLEAMACGCQVFSSVNHGLSDYLDPGFNCQKIAGYATEFDVQRILAALQAEPFHLSESFLAEYREANILDRFQVILRDINQFFDHQPTYRSLIPDLTQWHLLQLKATRWLNKLHKLKQ, encoded by the coding sequence ATGCGAAAGCTCTATTTTTTGTTGCCAGGAACGGGTGGAAAATTCGCCTGTGGCGGTCTATGGGCAGAGCTAAAGACCTGGAAACTTGCCCAAAAAATCTGTGCAGCCGAAGTTGTCACTTACGTGCAGCGAGAGAAAGAGACGCTGTTTTTGGATGACGTGCTGAAAGAGCATCCGCCGGACTTGAAAGACATTATCTTTGTTGTTAGCTGGGGGTTTGATGTCGCAAAACTGGCGGAGCGTCTGGCAGCTTATCCGGTGGTTTATCATGCTCACAGTGCTGGCTATGGCTTTCATCTCCCCGCCCAGATTCCAATTATTACGGTGAGCCGCAACACGCTCGGCTATTGGGGACAGCGATCGCCCCATTCTCTCATTTATTACTTGCCCAACCAGATTAGTGATGAGTTTAAACGGCTAGATTTACTGCGTGAGATTGATGTTTTGGTGCAGGCACGTAAGTCCTCTACCTACTTAATGCAGCGGCTGATTCCGGCGTTACAGCAGCACTGTCGGGTTGAGGTCGTGAATCGCTATGTCGAAGATTTGCCAGCCTTGTTTAATCGAGCAAAAGTTTATCTTTATGACTCTGCTGAATATTGGGCAGAGCGAGGCGTGAGTGAAGGGTTTGGGCTACAGCCGCTAGAGGCAATGGCTTGTGGCTGCCAGGTTTTTTCCAGCGTCAATCATGGCCTTTCAGACTATCTCGATCCAGGCTTCAATTGCCAGAAGATTGCCGGATATGCGACCGAATTTGATGTTCAGCGCATTCTTGCTGCGTTACAGGCTGAGCCGTTCCACTTGTCAGAGTCATTCCTGGCAGAATATCGAGAAGCCAATATCCTCGATCGCTTTCAGGTCATCCTCCGCGACATCAACCAGTTTTTCGATCACCAGCCCACCTATCGATCGCTCATTCCCGACCTGACCCAGTGGCATCTTCTACAGCTCAAAGCAACCCGCTGGTTAAACAAATTGCATAAACTGAAACAATAG
- a CDS encoding MFS transporter, which produces MTRNFWIIALISLINSLSLTILIPVIYLYGRQFGLNDFQTSLLFSVYSVAQFFATPVIGKLSDRFGRKPLLLISLLGTVVANLIAGTASTAAVLFFARFLDGITGGNASVAQAVISDLTTPENRAKGFGINGAAFGLGFVLGPAISLMAQQISLGAAFLVSSLIAFMALMITLLLLPESLKTKAAPRDRLFDLGLKNLIKGLTFSRVGILLVINLFIGTTFTIFTYAFQPYFIHILNQNNSSLTLMFLIFGALGVLMQTGGITILTRKFSLVYILFLGLLVRSLSFLLMPLWENVTYFICVSVLFSLFNSLVQPMVNALISLNASPEDQGTVLGLNSSYLSISNAIGPVIAGMLIHQANPETYARPLYLAGVLTFAVLILAVATRQQYQVKSPKPAL; this is translated from the coding sequence ATGACCCGTAACTTTTGGATTATTGCGCTGATCTCGCTGATCAATTCCCTCAGTCTGACGATTCTGATTCCGGTCATTTATCTCTATGGCAGGCAATTTGGCTTAAATGATTTTCAGACTAGCCTCCTGTTTTCGGTCTATTCCGTAGCTCAATTCTTTGCAACGCCAGTGATTGGCAAATTGTCCGATCGGTTTGGGCGGAAGCCGCTCTTGCTGATCAGCCTACTAGGAACTGTTGTGGCAAATCTAATTGCTGGAACTGCCTCAACCGCAGCAGTACTGTTTTTTGCCCGATTTTTAGACGGCATTACTGGCGGCAATGCATCGGTGGCACAAGCCGTTATTTCTGATCTAACAACTCCAGAGAACCGAGCCAAGGGTTTTGGCATCAATGGTGCAGCGTTTGGGTTGGGGTTTGTCTTGGGTCCAGCGATTAGTTTAATGGCTCAGCAGATCTCGCTTGGTGCAGCATTTTTAGTCTCCAGCCTAATTGCTTTTATGGCGCTGATGATCACCTTGTTGCTGTTGCCAGAAAGCCTGAAAACCAAAGCGGCTCCCCGCGATCGATTGTTTGACTTGGGGCTGAAGAACTTGATAAAAGGACTGACATTTTCCAGGGTTGGCATTCTCTTAGTCATTAACCTTTTCATTGGCACAACCTTCACCATTTTTACCTATGCGTTTCAGCCCTATTTCATCCATATTCTGAATCAAAACAACAGTTCATTAACGCTGATGTTTCTCATCTTTGGTGCATTGGGTGTGCTCATGCAAACCGGGGGAATTACAATTCTGACCCGCAAGTTTAGTCTGGTTTATATTCTGTTTTTGGGGCTATTGGTTCGCAGTCTCTCTTTTTTGCTGATGCCGCTTTGGGAAAATGTTACTTACTTTATTTGTGTGAGTGTGTTGTTTTCGCTATTCAATTCCCTTGTGCAGCCGATGGTGAATGCGCTAATTTCCCTGAATGCAAGTCCAGAAGATCAGGGAACGGTGCTGGGGCTAAATTCCTCTTACCTGAGTATTTCAAATGCGATCGGCCCTGTTATTGCGGGGATGCTGATCCATCAGGCGAACCCAGAAACCTATGCCCGTCCTCTTTATCTGGCGGGAGTTTTAACGTTTGCAGTTTTGATTCTGGCAGTGGCAACGCGCCAACAGTATCAGGTGAAATCACCAAAGCCTGCTCTATAG
- a CDS encoding NUDIX hydrolase — protein sequence MIHQSGVIPYRIRDRQIEVLLVTSSKGKNWGIPKGWVEPLMTAADSAAKEAWEEAGITGAVHQPSIGVYQRRKWGLPFQVEVFLMEVETVLDDWQEAKNRKRQWLTLPQAIKRVKRSELKQLLNQVERQVSAFTSPH from the coding sequence GTGATTCATCAGTCTGGCGTGATTCCCTATCGCATCCGCGATCGACAAATTGAAGTTTTGCTCGTTACCTCTTCTAAAGGTAAAAATTGGGGCATTCCCAAAGGCTGGGTTGAGCCCTTGATGACAGCCGCCGATTCAGCCGCCAAAGAAGCCTGGGAGGAAGCAGGCATCACTGGAGCAGTGCATCAGCCATCGATCGGCGTTTATCAGCGGCGCAAGTGGGGTTTGCCGTTCCAGGTTGAAGTGTTTTTAATGGAAGTTGAGACGGTTCTGGATGATTGGCAAGAAGCAAAAAACCGCAAACGACAATGGCTAACTTTGCCACAAGCCATCAAGCGCGTGAAGCGATCGGAGTTAAAGCAATTGCTGAATCAGGTGGAACGACAGGTCTCTGCCTTCACTAGCCCTCACTAG
- the wecB gene encoding UDP-N-acetylglucosamine 2-epimerase (non-hydrolyzing) produces the protein MANSPIRICIILGTRPEAIKLAPVIRRFRHHPGFETQVVLTGQHQEMVAQVMQLFDLQADHDLAIMQHGQTLTDITCRTLRGLEALFQEAKPQLILVQGDTTTAFAAAMAAFYQKIPVGHVEAGLRTNELFNPYPEEANRRLISQVTQLHFAPTALSVQHLERSGVLGKIYLTGNTVIDALLTVADRHPACEIPGLDWQNYRVILATVHRRENWGEPLQDIATGFLRILEKFPDTALLLPLHRNPTVRDPLQAILGDHPRVFLTEPLDYAELVGAIQRATLLLTDSGGLQEEAPSLGKPVLVLRETTERPEAIDAGTAKLIGTNSDHILAAAAELLSDPEAYRIMATAANPFGDGQAAERILEAVIAYFQ, from the coding sequence ATGGCAAATTCACCAATCCGCATCTGTATTATTCTGGGAACGCGACCAGAAGCAATTAAACTGGCTCCGGTGATCCGCCGATTCCGTCATCATCCCGGCTTTGAGACACAGGTGGTTCTGACGGGGCAGCACCAGGAAATGGTGGCACAGGTGATGCAGCTATTTGACTTGCAGGCAGACCATGACCTCGCCATTATGCAACATGGACAAACCCTTACCGATATCACCTGCCGTACGCTTCGAGGCTTAGAAGCCCTGTTTCAAGAAGCGAAACCGCAGTTAATTTTGGTGCAGGGCGACACAACCACGGCTTTTGCCGCAGCAATGGCAGCTTTCTATCAAAAAATTCCGGTAGGACATGTTGAAGCCGGACTTCGCACCAACGAACTGTTTAACCCCTACCCCGAAGAAGCCAACCGCCGCCTCATTTCTCAGGTGACTCAGCTTCACTTTGCCCCAACGGCTCTCTCAGTCCAGCATCTAGAGCGATCGGGCGTGCTTGGCAAAATTTATCTGACCGGAAATACCGTTATTGATGCGCTGTTAACGGTTGCCGATCGTCATCCGGCTTGTGAAATTCCGGGGCTTGATTGGCAAAACTATCGCGTCATTCTGGCAACTGTGCATCGACGCGAAAACTGGGGTGAACCTTTGCAAGACATTGCCACAGGCTTTTTGCGCATACTAGAAAAGTTTCCCGATACAGCTCTGCTGCTGCCCCTCCACCGTAACCCCACTGTGCGCGACCCGCTCCAGGCAATTTTAGGCGATCATCCCAGGGTCTTCCTAACTGAGCCATTAGATTACGCTGAGCTGGTGGGAGCAATTCAACGCGCCACTTTGCTGCTGACTGATTCTGGCGGACTGCAAGAAGAAGCACCGAGCCTGGGCAAACCTGTCTTAGTGCTACGCGAAACCACCGAACGCCCGGAAGCGATCGACGCGGGCACCGCCAAGCTAATTGGCACTAACTCCGATCATATTCTGGCGGCGGCGGCTGAGCTACTGAGCGATCCGGAGGCTTATCGCATCATGGCAACTGCCGCAAATCCATTTGGTGATGGGCAAGCTGCCGAACGGATCTTGGAAGCCGTCATCGCCTACTTTCAGTGA
- a CDS encoding DUF4336 domain-containing protein, protein MQLQTVDTENRLREFDWALWPLVPLYPYRQRRTLRQEVVKDTVWTFDQAQGIFYVVVPIRMTVVRLQSGGLLVYAPIAPTQECIRLVQELVAQHGEVKYIILPTVSGLEHKVFVGPFARRFPQAQIFVAPNQWSFPLNLPLSWLGFPPNRTQVLPFNSAAAPFADDFDYATLDVDLKQRSFGEVALYHKSSRSLLVTDAVLSVSAEAPPIVQLDPYPMLFHARDDAFEPIQDTAANRRKGWQRIALFAFYFQPKALETIPLRQAYRDSFKAADRSKRAYFGIYPFRWKANWERSFESLSQGGRLFVAPILQALILNRAPQTVLTWADQVAKWDFERILPCHLDSPIVASSSQFRAAFTFLEKAANSADLLPSEDLEFLMQLNTGLTKRGITPAAQERI, encoded by the coding sequence ATGCAACTGCAAACCGTCGATACTGAAAACCGTCTAAGAGAGTTTGACTGGGCACTGTGGCCCCTCGTACCGCTCTATCCCTATCGGCAGCGGCGCACTTTGCGTCAGGAAGTGGTGAAAGATACGGTTTGGACGTTTGATCAGGCGCAGGGCATTTTCTATGTGGTGGTGCCAATTCGGATGACGGTGGTGCGGCTGCAAAGCGGTGGGCTATTGGTTTATGCGCCGATCGCGCCGACGCAGGAATGCATTCGTCTGGTGCAGGAGCTAGTAGCACAGCATGGCGAGGTGAAATACATTATTCTCCCAACGGTATCGGGTCTGGAGCATAAAGTGTTTGTGGGTCCGTTTGCTCGGCGGTTTCCTCAGGCGCAGATTTTTGTTGCCCCAAACCAGTGGAGTTTTCCGCTCAATCTACCTTTAAGCTGGCTGGGGTTTCCGCCAAACCGCACCCAAGTTTTGCCGTTCAATTCTGCGGCAGCGCCCTTTGCAGATGACTTTGACTATGCGACCTTAGATGTTGATTTGAAACAGCGATCGTTTGGCGAAGTTGCCCTTTATCACAAATCGTCGCGTAGTTTGCTGGTGACGGATGCGGTCTTGTCTGTGTCGGCAGAGGCCCCGCCGATCGTGCAGCTTGATCCTTATCCAATGCTGTTTCATGCGCGAGATGATGCGTTTGAGCCGATACAAGATACGGCAGCTAATCGGCGGAAAGGGTGGCAGCGGATTGCCCTTTTTGCTTTCTATTTTCAGCCTAAGGCGCTCGAAACGATCCCCCTGAGGCAGGCATATCGAGACTCGTTTAAGGCAGCCGATCGGTCCAAACGCGCTTACTTTGGCATCTATCCGTTTCGGTGGAAAGCGAACTGGGAACGATCGTTTGAGTCGCTTTCTCAGGGTGGACGGCTGTTTGTGGCACCGATTCTGCAAGCCCTGATCCTCAATCGTGCTCCTCAAACCGTACTGACTTGGGCAGATCAAGTCGCCAAATGGGACTTTGAACGCATCCTTCCCTGTCACCTCGATTCGCCGATCGTCGCTAGCTCCAGCCAGTTTAGAGCCGCTTTCACCTTCTTGGAAAAGGCAGCGAATTCTGCTGATTTGCTCCCCAGCGAAGATCTTGAATTTTTGATGCAGCTCAACACAGGTCTAACCAAACGGGGCATTACTCCGGCAGCCCAAGAGCGGATTTAA
- a CDS encoding GNAT family N-acetyltransferase has translation MLTADRADNSHQIVQLDVTEATARLPELAEILVDAVASGASVSFMSPFTETEALAYWSSLLPKIAAQQIILLVALLNDRAVGTVQLHLATPPNQPHRAEVAKLLVHQTARQRGIAKALLLQLETLAKQQDRTLLTLDTLAGTVAERLYHSLGYCRVGVIPGYACLPTGELKDTVVFFKRIEP, from the coding sequence ATGTTGACTGCCGATCGCGCTGACAATTCCCACCAGATTGTGCAACTGGATGTGACAGAAGCAACAGCCCGTCTGCCCGAACTGGCAGAGATCCTGGTTGATGCAGTTGCAAGCGGGGCATCAGTGAGTTTTATGTCGCCCTTCACCGAGACAGAGGCACTGGCTTACTGGTCTAGTTTGCTGCCTAAAATTGCGGCTCAACAAATCATTCTCCTGGTTGCATTGCTCAACGATCGCGCAGTCGGAACTGTCCAATTGCATTTGGCAACTCCCCCCAACCAGCCTCACCGCGCCGAAGTTGCAAAACTATTGGTGCATCAAACTGCCCGCCAAAGAGGAATTGCCAAGGCACTGCTGCTGCAGCTCGAAACCCTGGCAAAGCAACAGGATCGCACGCTGCTGACCCTTGATACATTAGCAGGCACCGTGGCTGAACGGCTTTATCATTCGCTCGGCTATTGTCGGGTTGGCGTGATCCCAGGCTATGCCTGTTTGCCAACAGGGGAGCTAAAAGACACAGTTGTTTTCTTTAAACGCATCGAGCCTTAG